One segment of Acropora muricata isolate sample 2 chromosome 8, ASM3666990v1, whole genome shotgun sequence DNA contains the following:
- the LOC136924702 gene encoding kelch-like protein 3: protein MEELSRPLSSKPSSHVQQLNRRAVTLQKNDHFCDVTVMVRDKCFKAHKVLLAASSPFFWNLLTSGMRESNENVIKVELEEATEAVIEDVLLYIYTGEVFITDEKAHNLIATANYLFLPGLKTLASNFIKRSLTPENCIFNFYFAEKHDCRELKEKACEVVTSNFTEVMETEGFLRLQAKEVSDWISRDDIIIGAEEEVLNGIVKWVSYDKGEREAHFTELLHHICLQSIPGDVLLNEIVQEDLFSENAEFALKFVIDAVKLKALNSTDGQVSQNYRKCLETYMDGIFVCGGKKVLAYFPTEDHWYRLSDAAFDYKGHCPVQWKGNVHIFNGENHTLGNSVVREYYQPNINSWGAIQRDQTKSVNWGVIFKDDLYAFLSQRIFQQKMYSYDAKTNCWNEIDLPFAQQYDACVVASDEHLYLIAGQNEGNQYLSRSRRFDPTNNTWEDIADINEARKSACGAAMNGQVYVAGGISSGHEVLSSCEMYDPSCNEWQLIASLKNPRCNANMVCLEGKLYVLGGRSPAVSSRSGSSQIVRALRIEEFDSEHRVWTMKSDVPVEKFETSEETKNKNVYQACFASFSKSVIDDLLPLHFQ from the coding sequence ATGGAGGAACTTTCTCGGCCTTTGTCATCAAAACCTTCCTCACATGTGCAGCAGCTTAATAGACGTGCTGTGACCCTGCAAAAAAATGATCACTTCTGTGATGTAACAGTTATGGTGAGAGACAAATGTTTCAAGGCTCACAAAGTTCTTTTGGCTGCTTCCAGCCCCTTCTTTTGGAATCTCTTGACCAGTGGAATGAGAGAAAGCAATGAAAATGTGATAAAAGTTGAACTTGAAGAAGCAACTGAGGCTGTTATTGAAGATGTGCTATTATACATTTACACTGGAGAAGTTTTTATCACAGATGAAAAGGCCCACAATCTGATTGCTACAGCTAATTATCTTTTCCTTCCCGGATTAAAAACATTGGCAAGTAATTTCATTAAAAGGAGTCTAACCCCCGAGaattgcattttcaatttttattttgctgaaaAGCATGATTGCAGGGAACTGAAGGAGAAAGCCTGTGAGGTTGTCACATCAAATTTCACTGAGGTCATGGAAACAGAAGGTTTTCTCAGGCTTCAAGCTAAAGAAGTTTCAGATTGGATATCAAGAGATGACATCATCATTGGTGCAGAGGAAGAGGTTTTGAATGGAATTGTGAAATGGGTTTCATATGACAAGGGTGAGAGAGAAGCACATTTCACTGAACTCTTGCATCACATTTGCCTTCAATCAATACCAGGTGACGTTTTATTAAATGAAATAGTGCAAGAAGATCTCTTCTCTGAAAATGCTGAATTCGCCTTGAAGTTTGTGATAGATGCTGTTAAACTGAAAGCACTGAATTCCACAGATGGACAGGTCTCACAGAACTATAGAAAGTGCCTAGAGACATACATGGATGGGATCTTTGTGTGTGGGGGAAAAAAGGTGTTGGCTTACTTTCCCACAGAAGACCACTGGTACAGGCTAAGTGATGCAGCATTTGATTATAAAGGACACTGCCCTGTCCAATGGAAGGGTAACGTCCACATTTTTAATGGAGAGAATCATACACTGGGCAATTCAGTAGTGAGGGAATACTACCAACCTAATATCAACTCCTGGGGTGCAATTCAAAGGGATCAAACAAAGTCTGTGAACTGGGGCGTCATTTTTAAAGATGACTTGTACGCGTTTCTATCTCAAAGGATCTTTCAACAGAAGATGTACAGTTATGATGCAAAAACCAATTGTTGGAATGAAATAGATCTTCCATTTGCTCAACAATATGACGCTTGTGTTGTGGCCAGTGATGAACATCTGTATCTAATAGCTGGTCAAAATGAAGGTAATCAATACTTGTCAAGAAGCAGAAGATTTGATCCCACCAACAACACATGGGAAGACATTGCAGACATAAATGAAGCAAGAAAAAGTGCTTGTGGAGCTGCAATGAATGGCCAAGTGTACGTAGCAGGAGGAATATCATCTGGGCATGAAGTTCTTAGTTCTTGTGAAATGTATGACCCCTCATGCAACGAATGGCAGCTGATAGCTAGTTTAAAAAATCCCCGATGCAATGCAAACATGGTGTGTTTGGAGGGAAAACTTTATGTTTTGGGTGGAAGATCGCCAGCTGTGAGTTCCAGATCAGGCTCGTCTCAGATTGTCAGAGCCTTGAGAATTGAAGAGTTTGATTCAGAACACAGAGTTTGGACCATGAAGTCAGATGTTCCAGTTGAAAAGTTTGAAACATCAGAGGAAACTAAAAATAAGAATGTATATCAGGCTTGTTTTGCAAGCTTTTCTAAA